In Salmo salar chromosome ssa03, Ssal_v3.1, whole genome shotgun sequence, a single genomic region encodes these proteins:
- the LOC106600808 gene encoding zinc finger protein 646 isoform X3 yields MYTPTMAMHDMSRVKGFPCKECDMVCPSTPSLLEHMKAHYQQEENGRFECEQCGRIYKHAGSLANHKKSHEVGSFQCPVCTRTLPNAVALKNHLRIHTLSPSSAQAEEDGGDEGAEDGHDERNYGLAQDLSDGFARNHLNNSGMGHGVMSHDPDDHKKSPVTDDAWDRPFKCDQCDRTYRHHGSLVNHKKCHQEGAFKCTVCYKQFNNLAALNGHERTHSKFKTPGASMVNNNIHDSVTDQRSSAPQTDDAANCFCHLCQVALPNKSDFQEHILLHNAASSSLGLARSFPGIMPHNLSAVRSPAYTPALGDPLPLPPLPNDKRGPFDPMLGPPVNNPIYTCAYCGAGHPDLESLKVHYLTHDPHPGSHGQDGILNSDGIGSNSNPSPSGERVQSSSDDGERRFKCQDCGKSYRHAGSLVNHKRSHQTGLYQCTICCKQYPHLAALHSHLRSHKGRTSNQSSLNTEGDWLSSEPLTLDSQNSYVQEGSGATTPISLPGNLGDAAHFVPDGGHSSGLDSLEFHDRFDGSLAQSNSGHSPLPQNHRQADRHMCTDCGEMYGDISGIKSHMCPQRRQNQGMSNGFMGNMSGYNSPGGAALPSGGGNVKESNGQRSQYGSQSHAQGGGKRMNKEDEDDGEVYQCSVCGNHYASLRALRSHLRSHANNPTGPGTSALSPNGEADWRIICSTCGQSFSRKQDLLNHQLIHGPQRSDAAAQSMGADPTNTNGKMDGDGRNHICVDCGMFFADRHHLITHLCPGKGRGGVLSKEGLNGAKGMTGGDGVSGGGVGGPGGSRDMGGQDRRQQMPDSEDRPHKCDQCGRGYRHPCSLLNHKKSHKTGVFRCLVCQKRYYNLLALKNHQRTHFDLKSKAAAGTGRSGPQVAPDSETMALLEWHKCEECGKAFKIQKQLENHLRLHEEHRAKAHAQLAKLGNGRYQGGPSGMQAMRGESSKSQNPGMGEVKYGQQQQGFKQPYSEAGTSRAQNFDLQEGGRRPFACDECGRSYRHAGSLANHKNLHKIGEYHCNVCNSTYPNRLAMKNHLRLHFALKKHTCQECGKGFRTQKQLTTHHSAQLCKGPAGAVAQMDYECDGCCEGFATADELAAHDCPAQQLPSSSASLNSSSLSIDGADLVPDERPYSCDICNCSYKHASSLLNHKHTHKTGTFTCTYCDKPYSNYMALRNHMRIHTQKKRHICHHCGKAFRLARFLRNHQKVHEEGHTRFGCTSCGKSFQGRSGLARHRCGENQVGKEGRRMATASTTGGEECRYTCDQCGRSYAHASSLLNHKNTHTVGIYHCAVCLKTYSNLLALKNHRRIHSEIRRHRCPECGKAFRVSSQLSSHRRVHLKERELTCGPCQRSFPSQASFRLHQEISHGQAPRPPQQTQARAGGASGGTSGGGSSGLSWGSGLDLTLLQAQGLDPNGLPKMNPLSFQGPSGSRSRGATETKSHICNQCGRAYLHASSLLNHKNSHKTGAYFCNSCQKEFPNLMSLKNHRRIHTEPKRFQCPDCGKSFRVSTQLICHRRIHTKEKPFSCQQCDKRFSSKSNLRHHQKVHWSSSAPPTMAMGAASFLARR; encoded by the exons ATGTATACGCCTACTATGGCAATGCATGATATGAGCCGTGTCAAGGGTTTCCCCTGTAAAGAGTGTGATATGGTTTGCCCCAGTACCCCTAGTCTGTTAGAACACATGAAGGCTCACTACCAGCAAGAAGAGAATGGCAGGTTTGAGTGTGAGCAATGTGGCCGCATCTACAAGCATGCTGGCAGCCTGGCCAACCATAAGAAATCCCATGAAGTGGGTTCCTTTCAGTGCCCAGTCTGCACCAGAACCCTGCCCAATGCTGTGGCTCTGAAGAACCACCTCCGTATCCACACACTATCTCCAAGCAGTGCTCAGGCAGAGGAAGACGGCGGTGACGAAGGCGCTGAAgacggacatgatgagaggaacTATGGTCTTGCGCAGGACCTGTCTGATGGCTTTGCCCGCAATCACCTGAACAACAGTGGAATGGGTCATGGTGTGATGTCACATGACCCAGATGATCATAAGAAGTCACCTGTAACTGATGATGCCTGGGATCGTCCATTCAAATGCGATCAGTGTGATCGGACCTACCGCCACCATGGCAGCCTGGTTAATCACAAGAAATGTCACCAGGAGGGGGCGTTCAAGTGCACCGTCTGTTACAAGCAGTTCAACAACCTGGCTGCTCTCAACGGCCATGAGCGAACCCACTCAAAGTTTAAGACTCCTGGAGCATCGATGGTTAACAACAACATACATGATTCTGTGACTGATCAGCGTTCGTCTGCGCCCCAAACCGATGATGCGGCTAACTGCTTCTGCCACCTGTGCCAGGTAGCTTTGCCCAACAAGAGTGACTTCCAGGAGCACATCCTGTTGCATAATGCAGCCTCCTCTTCACTGGGTCTTGCCCGTAGTTTCCCTGGGATAATGCCGCACAATCTCAGCGCTGTCCGCTCCCCAGCGTACACACCTGCCCTGGGTGACCCTCTGCCGCTTCCTCCTTTGCCAAATGATAAACGTGGCCCCTTTGACCCAATGCTTGGCCCTCCTGTCAATAACCCCATTTACACTTGTGCGTACTGTGGGGCTGGGCATCCTGATCTGGAGAGTCTCAAAGTTCATTACCTGACCCATGACCCCCACCCAGGCTCCCATGGTCAGGATGGTATCCTGAACTCTGATGGGATTGGCTCTAACTCTAACCCATCAccatctggagagagagtgcaATCTTCTTCTGATGATGGTGAACGTCGTTTCAAGTGTCAGGATTGTGGGAAGAGCTACCGCCATGCTGGAAGCCTGGTCAACCACAAGCGCTCCCACCAGACTGGCCTCTACCAGTGCACCATCTGCTGCAAGCAATATCCGCATTTGGCTGCCTTGCATAGCCACCTCCGCAGCCATAAGGGAAGAACATCCAACCAATCATCCCTCAACACTGAAGGCGACTGGCTCTCCTCGGAACCCCTGACACTTGACTCTCAGAATAGTTATGTGCAGGAGGGGAGTGGCGCAAccacccctatctccctccctggAAATCTTGGTGACGCTGCTCACTTTGTACCTGATGGTGGCCACAGCAGTGGTTTGGATTCACTGGAGTTCCATGATCGATTTGATGGCTCCCTTGCCCAGAGCAACTCTGGGCACTCCCCTCTTCCCCAGAACCACCGCCAGGCTGATAGACACATGTGCACTGACTGTGGAGAAATGTATGGGGACATCTCTGGCATCAAGTCTCACATGTGTCCCCAACGGCGACAGAACCAGGGGATGTCCAATGGATTCATGGGAAACATGAGTGGCTACAACAGTCCTGGAGGCGCTGCTCTCCCTTCAGGTGGAGGAAATGTGAAAGAGAGCAATGGACAGCGCTCTCAGTATGGTTCTCAGTCCCATGCCCAAGGAGGGGGAAAAAGGATGAATAAAGAAGATGAAGATGATGGTGAAGTGTACCAGTGCTCGGTTTGTGGGAACCATTATGCCAGCCTCAGGGCCCTGAGGAGCCATCTGCGCAGCCATGCTAACAATCCCACAGGGCCTGGGACTTCAGCACTTTCTCCTAACGGTGAGGCAGACTGGAGGATTATCTGCAGCACCTGTGGCCAGAGCTTCTCCAGAAAGCAAGACTTGTTAAACCACCAACTGATTCATGGGCCACAAAGGTCAGATGCAGCAGCGCAGAGCATGGGGGCCGATCCCACCAATACTAATGGCAAAATGGATGGTGATGGGAGGAATCACATTTGCGTTGACTGTGGCATGTTCTTCGCTGATCGCCATCACCTGATCACTCACCTGTGTCCTggaaagggaagaggaggagtgcTGAGCAAAGAAGGATTGAATGGAGCTAAAGGGATGACTGGCGGAGATGGAGTTAGTGGCGGCGGAGTTGGAGGACCTGGAGGCAGTCGTGATATGGGAGGACAGGACCGTAGACAACAGATGCCAGATTCGGAGGATCGACCCCACAAATGTGACCAGTGTGGTAGGGGCTACAGGCACCCCTGCTCCCTGCTCAACCACAAGAAATCTCACAAGACCGGAGTCTTCAGATGCCTTGTCTGCCAGAAGCGCTACTACAACCTGCTGGCCCTTAAGAACCACCAGAGGACCCACTTTGATTTAAAAAG CAAGGCTGCCGCTGGCACAGGGAGAAGCGGTCCCCAAGTGGCACCCGATTCCGAAACGATGGCTTTACTTGAATG GCATAAGTGTGAGGAGTGTGGGAAGGCCTTCAAGATCCAGAAGCAGCTGGAAAACCACCTTCGGCTCCATGAAGAACACAGAGCAAAGGCTCACGCCCAGCTCGCAAAACTAGGCAATGGAAGGTATCAAGGAGGACCTTCTGGCATGCAGGCCATGAGAGGAGAATCGTCCAAATCCCAGAACCCTGGCATGGGGGAAGTCAAGtatggacaacaacaacaaggcttcaAGCAACCCTACTCAGAGGCTGGTACTTCAAGGGCTCAGAATTTTGATCTACAAGAAGGGGGACGACGACCCTTCGCCTGTGATGAGTGCGGACGGAGCTATCGTCACGCAGGCAGCTTGGCCAATCACAAGAATCTTCACAAAATTGGCGAGTATCACTGCAATGTCTGCAACTCCACTTACCCCAACCGCCTGGCCATGAAAAACCATCTGCGTCTTCATTTTGCCCTCAAGAAGCACACTTGCCAGGAATGTGGCAAAGGATTCCGTACCCAAAAGCAGCTGACCACCCACCACTCTGCACAGCTCTGCAAGGGTCCTGCAGGAGCTGTTGCTCAAATGGATTACGAGTGTGATGGGTGCTGCGAGGGTTTTGCTACTGCAGACGAGCTCGCTGCACATGACTGTCCTGCTCAGCAGCTCCCTTCGTCCTCGGCCTCCCTCAACAGCTCAAGCCTCAGCATCGATGGGGCTGACCTTGTGCCAGATGAACGCCCCTACAGCTGTGACATCTGCAACTGCTCTTACAAACATGCCAGCAGCCTGCTGaaccacaagcacacacacaagactggcACTTTTACTTGCACCTACTGCGACAAGCCGTACTCCAACTACATGGCGCTGCGCAACCACATGCGCATCCACACGCAGAAGAAGAGGCACATCTGCCACCACTGCGGGAAAGCGTTCCGGCTAGCCAGATTCCTCCGCAATCACCAGAAGGTCCATGAGGAGGGCCACACACGCTTTGGCTGCACCAGCTGCGGGAAGAGCTTCCAGGGGAGGTCAGGCCTGGCGAGGCACCGCTGCGGGGAGAACCAGGTAGGCAAGGAGGGCAGGAGGATGGCCACTGCAAGCACGACAGGGGGAGAAGAGTGCCGGTACAC ATGTGACCAGTGTGGCCGCTCCTACGCCCATGCCAGCTCCCTCCTCAACCACAAAAACACCCACACCGTCGGCATTTACCATTGTGCCGTGTGCCTCAAGACTTATTCCAACCTCCTGGCCCTCAAGAACCACCGGCGTATCCATTCAGAGATACGGCGTCACCGCTGCCCAGAATGCGGCAAGGCTTTCCGTGTCTCCTCCCAGCTCAGCAGCCACCGTCGCGTCCACCTAAAGGAGAGGGAGCTAACTTGTGGCCCCTGCCAGCGCAGCTTCCCCAGCCAGGCCAGCTTCCGGCTCCACCAGGAGATCTCCCACGGCCAAGCCCCCAGGCCCCCCCAGCAGACACAGGCCAGGGCTGGGGGAGCCTCTGGGGGCACATCCGGGGGCGGGAGCTCAGGCCTTAGCTGGGGCTCCGGCCTGGATCTCACGTTGTTGCAGGCCCAAGGACTGGACCCCAATGGACTACCCAAAATGAACCCCCTGTCCTTCCAAGGCCCCAGTGGCAGCAGGAGCCGTGGGGCGACGGAGACCAAGTCGCACATCTGCAACCAGTGCGGCCGCGCCTACCTCCACGCCAGCTCCCTCCTTAACCACAAAAACAGTCACAAAACAGGCGCCTACTTCTGTAACTCCTGTCAGAAGGAGTTTCCCAACCTGATGTCCCTCAAGAACCACCGGCGCATTCACACTGAGCCCAAACGTTTCCAGTGCCCCGACTGCGGAAAGTCCTTCCGTGTTTCCACCCAGCTCATCTGCCACAGACGCATCCACACCAAGGAAAAGCCCTTTTCCTGCCAGCAGTGCGACAAGCGCTTCTCCAGCAAGTCCAACCTGCGCCACCACCAGAAGGTGCACTGGAGCAGCTCAGCGCCCCCTACCATGGCCATGGGCGCTGCCAGCTTCTTGG CACGAAGATGA